Genomic DNA from Treponema pectinovorum:
TATTCTATGCAATTATATTTTCTCTTAATAAAAACGGCGGGCGGTTTGTTTTCTCGTGGCGTATTTACGGCAAAACAAGACCGTCCGTTTCTAGTAAAGAAGCTTTCTTATGAAAAAAGCATTAATGAAAACAAGTGTAAAAATACTTGTACTTGGATTAGCATTGACGGCAATGCTATTTGGATGTAAACAACCTTTAGGTTCTTCTAGTTCTGCAGGTTCGGGAGGGGGGAACGGTTCAGATGAATCGGGAGGATACAGCATCACCTATCACTTAAACGGCGGAACAAACAATGGTGCTAATCCCTCTTCTTATACGAAAAACGATGAATTTCCGTTAAGAGCCCCATCTAAGGAAGGACAGGTCTTTGACGGCTGGTTCGGCAATTCTGAATTTAGCGGCGAAGCGGTAACAAAAATCGCAAAAGGTACAACCGACAGTGCATTCACTTTTGCACAGTTTAAGCCTGATACGTTTGTGTCGTACTTGCATTTTTGCGATGACAACGGCAGTACAAAAACAATTGCGCTTGAAAAGCCTGCATCGAAAAGTGCAAGCCGATTTCGGGTAAAAAATAGATCCGAAAAGCGATTATGCAAAATTGATACTCGGTGAAAACAATGATGGAATATGCGCACTGGCGAAGTATTGAAAGTTTAACAATTTTTTTAGGAGTAAAAACATGGCAGGTATAACAATCGGTAAAATATATACAACGGCGCCGGCAAACAATACATCAGGTGAAGATATAATCATCATCGAACAAGGGACAAAAACGAAGGCTGCAAAATTCAAAGACGTGA
This window encodes:
- a CDS encoding InlB B-repeat-containing protein; protein product: MKKALMKTSVKILVLGLALTAMLFGCKQPLGSSSSAGSGGGNGSDESGGYSITYHLNGGTNNGANPSSYTKNDEFPLRAPSKEGQVFDGWFGNSEFSGEAVTKIAKGTTDSAFTFAQFKPDTFVSYLHFCDDNGSTKTIALEKPASKSASRFRVKNRSEKRLCKIDTR